A region of Dermochelys coriacea isolate rDerCor1 chromosome 1, rDerCor1.pri.v4, whole genome shotgun sequence DNA encodes the following proteins:
- the LOC119855481 gene encoding zinc finger protein 620-like has product MGEKLYACTQCWKSFSGRSTLIKHQRIHTGQRPYKCPECKKSFSWSSHLIRHQTVHMEEKPYKCTKCGKSFGRKLQLIQHRKMIQTTFEEVAVYFTQEEWALLDERQRELYGDVMWETFETVISLGFLVPKPDVISQME; this is encoded by the exons ATGGGAGAGAAACTCTACGCATGTACTCAGTGTTGGAAAAGTTTTAGCGGCAGGTCAACACTTATTAAACATCAGAGGATTCACACAGGTCAGAGACCCTATAAGTGCCCTGAATGTAAGAAAAGCTTCTCCTGGAGCTCACACCTTATTCGTCACCAGACGGTCCACATGGaggagaaaccctataaatgcactaagtgtgggaaaagcttcggTCGGAAATTACAACTCATCCAGCACCGGAAAATG ATACAGACAACATTCGAGGAAGTGGCTGTGTACTTCACCCAGGAAGAATGGGCACTTTTGGATGAAAGGCAGAGAGAACTCTACGGGGATGTCATGTGGGAGACATTTGAGACTGTGATCTCTCTCG GATTTCTGGTTCCCAAACCTGATGTGATTTCCCAGATGGAATGA